The Tripterygium wilfordii isolate XIE 37 chromosome 21, ASM1340144v1, whole genome shotgun sequence genome segment CTTCACTGTTTATGAAAGAAAATCCTAGTGTTTATCCTTATCCacatatctatctatatatacacagaaattTTCCTATgtgaataaaaaatatgaatcaacttcataaattatttttcaatcatataTATGATGGGTCCCATAGAAAATTTATGATccccatttttattttattttattataataattaaatttgAAGTTTACAAAATTGATTCACACTTTTGGTTTACATGAAAGAATTCTTGATatgatgtatgtatgtatgtatatcatatGTAAGTACACATAATAATTcctatccaaaaaaaaagtgcacATAATAATTTGCTTGATTGTTTTTTCTTCGTTCGTCTCACATGATCTGATTCTGATTGATGATTTCCAATAATGGTGGGGGTCCACGATCCACCAGGCACACATTCCACATGAAgatttttacttttcttgtgtTTTGTCTGCTAATTGATTAAGCCAACTCTAGTTTTAACGTGGTCCGTCTATTGTTGATTTGTTGCGGCTTTGACAATGAAAGAACAGTAGTGTTAGTGTTAAGTAATTCATATAGTAATAGTACATGAAAAtcaaagtctcttaaacgaaattttaaaacgttttaactctgaaaatatatgttaaattttttaaaaaattacatagtcAGAATCAACTCATAAAGCTCTTCCTAACAAGATCTATTGTCGataagttttatcgggtaaatcttaattccattatttttttcaatggaattttaaaaacaaatgaattcagaactaaaataatgaattctaaaTTGTGTTTtagaaaacaatagaatctatactaaaacaatatattttggacaatgaattctgagataaaagagtggaaataaaactattccgttgattaaatcaatggaataaacctgttgaGCTCGCATGGGCTACCAAACAGATgtgctacatgtcattttcgatgaAAGAATGTTGGATGTTTATCATATCATGTTGATATCATCGTCAATTTGAGTTATCATTAATTGTCATTAGTTGGGATGTGCTATGGCTAGAATTCACTGcaatttcttcaaaaatcatgttaaatcataaattttttttaaagatgacGTATGACgtattagagtttagggttaaGATTTAAGTAATTGAGTCAAAAATCTACTATATTTCAAGCATTATGAACACCCAAAATACCTAATTACACATTTTAAATATGATTTAACAATATTTCTAACCTTAGGAATTTGCAACCCCCATTCCTATTGTAGTACCCGTTTGGTGCACAATATTGCACCACAATATATGCTCTTCCCCAGAGAGCAATTTTGGGGTGCAAATTCTTATACCATATTAACACCATTCTGAAATTGTCTTCATTTCAATAATTCTTAGACCATTTTATATGCACATTACTGAAATGCCcttgattttaatatgtattgACACTAATACCACCCTTAGGGTAAAGGCTTTCATGACAATTAACTTGCGAACAACTCTCTCTTCCTGAACTTGTGATGCACGAACTCCTCCAAATGACAccattttgattccttcttCGATATCACGATTTGCACACTGGTAAGGGTGACTTACAAATATATTACTGTGTTTCATAATGGAGTGTCCTGTATCGGGACCCGTGAAGTATTCAATAAGGCCCACGCTCGGCTTAGAAATGTCATCGAAATGACATTTGGGGTTACAAAGAAGAAATGGCTGGTATTCAGttcaataatttattttgatataAAGATACATGCGACGATTGTGATTGCAAGCATAATACTTCACAATTTTATCCGCCTACATGTTGCTATTGATGTTGATTTTAATGAGATTGGTTCAACGTATGTGTCGAAGATGAGTCAATGCTTGACCCATCTCTCAAATCGTGGAAAATAAAGATGATGAATATTTGGTTATTGACGATGCAAAATATGACTCAGTTTCGAAATATGCTTGCCGAACAATTGTGGAGCGCATGACGaagacttttatttatatatatttttaacatgttaaaaaaatatgtatgaatttagttgtataatattttaaacaTGATACTTAAAAATATCtaacttctattttttttatcttattaaattaatttaaatgtttattattattataaattatttcttatttattttgatctgttacaacttaaatgcataatagGTCAGCATGTAATtttcacaacaattttaacagcACATATATTATCAGTGAATATACAACTAAACATTACCAGCATTTCAAGTACCATATATCCTACAAGTTTTTATCACCATATATATTACCACAATATATGCTAGCATATATGCATGTTACTGGGAAAAAATTATACCGTACGGACCTTAATATATATTAGTCACTTAGTTACTACtttaaagagtttttttttgggttaaagtATATAAATTGGTCCTAAAATCAGCTTGAGCCAATAATTTTGAATCTGTAGTTTTAAAATTCTGATAGTGTTTCCCAGTGTTAGTTCAGTATTTGTTATTCGGTTGTGTAGTTTCTTTGTTAGTGTTCGTAAATTCTTAGACCGCTATTATGGTGTTAATTATAACGTTTGCTACTATGAAATATTAAAATGAAGTGTTAGGGTTTAAAACATCTTTGAAAACTGTTTTTATAATAtaatcatttttgttttcttttacatttttaacctgaatataaattttttttttgttaatctcAAAAACCATAATTATTGGTTCAAGAGATATTAATCAAGGCAGCTATCATAAATGATTTTTCAGCtccaaaatataaacaaataaatatttttctttcaagaaAAAAGGATAAGACTTTCACTCCAAACGGCGTCGAACCGCTATTTCCATTTACGACATCGTTTGTGTGCATGGTCGGTCGGTGGCTTACCTTCCGTCTTCATTTGACAAACGGAGGTTCCATCGTCTCTTCTTCCGCTTGAAGAAACAATTCCCTCCGATAATCTGGTCACCTGCTGGTATGTGAACTTCCTTTCGTATTCCGCTGTTTTTTTATCTTCAGATTTTGATTAGTTTTTACAATCAATGCTCCTTAATTCTATtgaaaaaccctaaattttgattttttcttattatttttgtttctgtCGTCCTTGTAACCTGATTAATCCGAAGCCAAATTGTAATTATTCGATTGCAATACACAGGGAATTGGCCAACGTAACATCTTTATGATCTGCATTGGCCACGTCGGGGGTGGGCCGATGCAGTCGTGAATTTCTGTCGAAGTTGTCGAAGCATCGACTCTTAATGgtattgaaattgtttttcgaAGATGACGTTAAGCTTGAATCCACCGTTGATTGAAGGAATCAAATGTGAAAATCGTCGAAACGATGTCCCTGATAAAAGTACCAAGGAGGATGGGAAAGAAAACGAAGAGGAAGATGAGGTGGATGATGCTGATTTCAATCCCTTTTTAAAGGAAACAGCTTCACCAGAAGCTTCATCGAGCTTGAGCTCGGAAATTGAAGGTCTGGATGGTGCTGTTGTTGATAGCAATGCGAACCCAGATCCATGAAAGCCAGTTGGTGAGGTGCATAGACGTGATGATGGAGATTCTGAACATGgagaggaggaggtggtgatgCAAGCTGCTGATTCTTCGGAAACTGTGCACGAAAATAGTAGTAATCCAGgaaaaatgaagaagagaaagttGGTTTCATTATCTCATACAGACGTCGAAGCATCTAGTCAAGAAAATGATGCTGGTGATATCATGGTTAGAGAGTTGGATGAGAGTAACGCCATGGATACCCGGGAAAAGCCCATGACAGTGCATTCCGATGATGAGGATGCTATATGCAAGCGTACTAGGGCACGCTATTCGCTTGCTAGTATCACTCTTGACGAACTCGAGGCATTTCTTCAGGAAACTGATGACGAGGATGATTTTCAAAATGTTGATGATCAAGAGGAGTACAGGAAATTTCTTGCAGCAGTTTTACTTGCTAAAGATGGTGATGGACCAACAAACCATGAAAATGAAACTGTTGATGACGATGAAGATGAGGATAATGATGCAGACTTCGAGATAGAACTTGAAGAGGCACTCGAGAGTGATTTTGATGAAGGTACATCAACTAAGGCACAGAAAGAGGAGAGTGAAAGAATAGGAAGGCGGCCAGAGACCAGGCTGAATAGACAGAAAAAAGCCACTGCTCCACATCAAAAGAGTTTTTTAGGTCAGGAAAAGAGGCCATTGCGTCCCCTTATACCCGTCCCGCCCAGTGGTTCAGTGGTGCCTTTTCCTTCTCTTAATGGGAGAATTTTTATACACGAGACTACTCCAACCAGTCTGGCTTCCACGAGGGAAAATGGTTGTTTCAACAGATTCACTCCACACCAACTAGGGCAGTTGCATTGTTTGATTTATGAACATGTGCAGCTTCTTATTCAGATATTTTCCCTTTGTGTTCTTGATCCTTCTCGGAAAATTATTGCCTCCCATCTGCGGGGCCTAATACTTGTAATGCTTCAGAAACGTGACGAGGTAATGGCACACAAAAGTGTGCCATATCCCGATTTTTGTTTCCACCCTCAATACATGTTTTCATCAGTGCCAAATGAAGCAACCAAAAATTGCCCTGCTCAGTGCACCTTTGAATCATCTCCAATATCTGATGCACATCTTGGAGTTCGCTCTTCTACAAACATTCAGATGCCAGCATTGCAAAGTATTTCCCCATCTAAAGAAAGAAATGATTATTTATATAATGGGCGAACTGTTGAGAGCTCTTTCTGGGTGCCTCCTGTAAGTGGTCCAATATTATCCATCCTCGATGTAGGTCCTCTTAATTTTGTTGGGAGGTATATTGATGATGTTTATACAGGTATGTACCGTAGAATGTGTTTGAAATGATGTGCTTGTTAtggggtttgaactttgaagtttacACACTTTActgttgatttggaattgttttgACAGCTGTGCAGAAGAATCGGCAACTTTATATGGAGTCTAGTTGTGATACTCGCCTTGAGAGAGAACCTTTATTCAACCTTCACTGTTTGTCTTCATCATCCTACTATAATAGTGAAATTTTACGAAGCAGCGATTCTCCGACCACCAATGGGGTTCCATCCACACCAAGTCAACAACATCCGAGGAAGACGTTGGCAGCTTCAATTGTTGAAATTGCCAAGCAGCAGTCAATTGCTTTTGTCCCGAAGGAAATTGCGAAATTAGCGCAGAGATTTTTTCCATTCTTCAATCCGGCATTATTTCCCCATAAACCGCCCCCTGCTTCTGTTGCAAATCGGGTTCTGTTTACGGATTCAGAGGATGAGTGAGTGACATccattttctctcctttttttttttgttaaagtaTTGTTGGctgttttttatgcttttgttgAACTGATTTTTGTAGTTTGTTCCTGATTATACTTTTGGATTACTAAATATTTTTTCTCTATGGAGGTGCACTATGCCCTCTAGTTTTAGCATATTCAATAAAAGATAATAAAGTTACCACTAGGCTAGCAACAAAGTGTTATTTTTGGCTTCATTATTGGAGCATTTATAGGTTGGAGTAAACTTCATTTAACGTGAATGCTAGTTCAGTGAATATTCAGTGGTGGCGTTGTTTATGTTTCGTAGTAGATGTATGAGTGGTTTTCATAATTGCATATTCTTGTTAGGTTACAAGGTCAGAAAAGAATTATTAGATTTGAAAGTTTCCAGGTTTTCAAGAAGTGCATTAAAGTGTGTAAACTTCAAACCACAGAACAAGCATGTCATTTAAAATACATTCTACAACATGTACCTGTATAAACATCATCCATATACCTCCCAACTAAATTAAGAGGAGCTATCAAGGATGGATAATGTTGGACCACTTACTGAACGCAGCCAGAAAGAGCTTTCAACAGTTCGCCCTTTATAAAAATACATGTTTCTTCTTTTAAAAAGGGAAATATTTTGCGATGCTGGATCTGAATTTTTGCAGAAGAGCAAACTCCAAGATGCATCTCCCATATCTTCATGTAACATTATCATCACCATCTCCCATTTCTTTGGTGCTAATATTTGAAAAGTGAGGGACAGTGACAAATTGAAGTGAAAGGTCTCATTTGTTGTAATTGGCTTAAGCCCTGCCGACCATCCTGAATTCCTGATATATCATCACCCATATTCTGAGTCCTACCGAACAATTTTTCTTGGTATGTCTTTattgacaaaaagaaaataaaggaaatgcATTAAAATTGGCTCctgatttccttttattttttcattagaaCAAGGTCTTGCAAATAATTTATCTGTGTACTTTATTACTATCTTTTTATTGCAATGGTTacattcaaaaatcaatataagttttctttaataaatttatGAGACATGCTCAGGAAGGtaaattttgatatatttggatttgatgcaGATTATTAGCACTGGGAATGATGGAGTACAATACAGATTGGAGTGCTATTCAACAACGTTTTCTTCCTTGCAAATCTAAGCATCAGGTAATGCTCCCGACTTTCCTAGACTGTGTGTATTGGAAACATATCTTTTCCTGATGATTAGTGTTTGAGCCTAGTTATTAGTTATGCGGTTGTGCCGTATATGTGCCAGATTGTTAATATGGATGAAATAATAGTATGATTTTTTATGTCTGAATAGTGAAAACCATTCAATTTATAATTCAATGACGGTTTGAGTTGGCATTGTGAAGCATGCATTAACGCCTTACAGATTTTGCATTAGATGATCATGATATTGTTACATGAAGATATGTAgatgcatcaaattacttattAACAACTGGGAAATGTATCAACCATACGATGgtaatatttttcaattatgtATTTTCTCTTAGTTGATTGATTCAGCTCCACACTCGAAAGATAGAATAGATGTAAAGGAATGCATGAATAATTGGATTGTGTGCTCCTTTGTGCTTGTCACTCATGAACATCGATATCGCCAGTAAGTGTGAGGTGTTATTTCTTAGCCATTCAGTTTTCATGCACaaatgaaaatgatactttttaaAGCCAGGGTTATTCTTAATTGCCACCTAATTGGATTGTGTGCTCCTTTGTGCTTGTCACTCATGAACATCGATATCGCCAGTAAGTGTGAGGTGTTATTTCTTAGCCATTCAGTTTTCATGCACaaatgaaaatgatactttttaaAGCCAGGGTTATTCTTAATTGCCACCTGTACACCCTTGAAAGTTTCGTTGAACAACTGTGGGTGAAAGGATACATATACATAAGTGAAAATTTTCCCTTGCTTGCCATTCACGTTATAAATACACTGATCATCCAAGACCATCAGAATATGACTCAtcttgttctagaagtctttgTTCTTGTAACTTTTTGGACCCTTTGATTTTCTCAGTTTTTAAGCATTCCAATAGCTGTGCCTCTATGAACCTGCTGTGATTTGAATTGCGATGTTTTTGTCAGGCGATTTACATTTATCTTTGTTCCAAAATATTAAAACATCACGGCACCATGACGTGCATTAAATTTCTGTTTATTTATGCTGTCTAAAATAGTGAACTTTTCTGCTTTACAGATAATTTTCTATTGATTTTGTAGCTTTCTTGAATTTCACCGCCGTTGTTATATGTTTTGTCCTTTTTGCTTACTTTATCTCCAAATAGTGAAGATAATGACAACATGAATACAATCTCTTTCATCATTTGTTTGAATGACTATGAAAGAAATGGTCCATTTTTATCTGATTCTTACTGACTACATTACAGATTTTTGTTAGGCAGAAAAACCGTTGTGCTTCTAAGGCCCCAGAAAATCCCATTAAGGTTTGTATTTGATCTGTACCCTGCGAGAGTTCATGCTTTAAGGCatttttttgcttatttttatgtttctgTTCAGTTGGTAGTTTATTCTTGTTACTGCAAGACTTTATGGTGTTAACTGTTGGTTTCAATCTCCGGTCCTTCCcaccaaagaaaacaaaatcaaatgatgaGTGGGTGCATGCTACTGGAAATTTTGCCTTTTCTCCTAATCAGATTGACAGATTGATCAGATAGAGAATAAATTACAATACAAAGGGTTTAGTTATTTTTGGATGCATCGAATATGATAGCATTGCCTTGGAATGCACTATTTTTAGTGATATTTTCCACTTTATGCAGGCAGTTCGAAGGATGAAAACCTCCCCGTTGACTGCGGAAGAGATAGAGCGTATTCAGGAGATAAGTTTCCAGGACCTTTCAAAAAATCATTCCTAATTATTATCATTTGACTTagttatttttctaatttgacCTAACTCACTTCAGGGCCTCAAGTTGTTTAAACTTGATTGGATGTCCGTTTGGAAATTTGTTGTCCCTTATAGAGATCCAGGCTTATTACCCCGACATTGGCGTATTGCTCGTGGTGCTCAATGGTCCTCTAAGCTAGATGCTGCTGAAAAGGAGAAACGGAGGTTGTATGAATCAAAAAGAAGAATATCCAAACTGGCTAAGTTGGCACATTGGCAACGGGCTTCTGACATTGAGGTTGTTGCCATTTCATTGCTGATATATTCCCATGTTACTTGATGTCATTATGCATGACGATACATGCTACGGTGAGTTTTGGGGGATAAACAACTTGAAAtttatgaaattgctcaaaaaattcATACTAAAACACTTAACTCCTCATTCCCCTTAAGTTATACAAGAGCTTGTTGGGCTTGGAGGCTTGTTTCGTAAGCCTTGAAACTCAGCGTGGACTCATTTGTAGGtgaattatattttattattttcagtaATGTACATTTAATGTTTATGTATATTAATTCATTGCAGGATAAGTCAGTTGAGAATGCTGTTGGGGAACATACTAGCGGAGATGATTGTGTAGAGGAAGCCTACTTACATGAGGCATTTTTGGCAGATTGGAGGCCATGTGACTCAAGCCTCAGTTCTTCTGGTCATCCTTGCTCAAACATTGCAAACAGAAACTTATCTGGTGATAGAGTGTCAGGAGATACTTCTTGCGTTGGTGAAGAACTAAATAATCATGGATTTGTGGAAGCTCAACCAAACAATGATAATATGCACAAGTTTCCATCTTCATCCAACTATCCCCAACACACTTCATCTAGTTACGCTCATGTTAGATATTTTCCGTCTAATATCATGCGACCGAACCATATGGTTTCCAAAGTGTCATTAAATAAGCCTAAATCACCAATACCTATGCGACCATATCGAACCCGTAATATTAATGGTGCTCACTTGGTGAAATTAGCACCAGACTTGCCTCCTGTGAACCTTCCACCATCTGTCCGGGTAATATCTCAGTCAGCCCTCGAAGGTAATCAATATGCAGCATCTGGAGCTGGTAGTAATGGTGCAGGAATACAAAATGTAGTCCCTCTATCCGATCGTGCAAAGTCAGCAACTATCCACTCAGTTACACCTGATGGCGATAGAAACCGTACAGTGAAAGACATTGTTACAAATTCATTGCCTAGAGCACCTGGAGTTGTTACTGATGAGCTTGTGTTGGAAGAGAGAGGCAACATTTCAGATCTTCAGATGCATCCTTTACTGTTCCAAGCACCTGAAGTTGGATGCCTAAGACATCACTCATTGGCTTGTGGGGCTAGGACAACAAGTTCATTTGGTTTCTTTCCTGGAAATCAGCCTCAACTGAATTTGAATCTTTTCCATAGTCCTTTCCAAGTAAGCCATGGTGCTGCTTGTTCCAACAAATCTTCGAAGACAAAGGAGTATACTTCAGCAGCAGGTGGCATTGACTTCCATCCCCTCTTGCAGAGACTGGATGATGAAAATAGTGACTTAGTAACGTCGTCAATTGTGCACCAGTCTGTTTGTTTAAAAGACACAACTGCTCAACGTCAAAAGCCTTCTGATACCGTGAAAAGTAAACCATCAGTCCATGATGACTCATTTCTTGCTGACTGTAAACACTCTAGCCCTAATGAGAAGGCTAATGAGCTAGACCTGGAGATCTGTTTAAGCTCTAAGTCTGTGAAGGAGCAACGTAGGAGAAGTGGAAATGTGGctgcaaataaacaaaaaaggTCTCTAATAAGCACCTCTGATTCCGGAGATAATATGGAAACCCAAAAAACTGGCAGTTCACAGTATCAGTGCATTGAGAATTGCTCTACTGTACATATAGATTTTGTTCCAGGTGCTCAAGTGTCAGTTATAGCAAGCAATGACATCAGCAGATGCAGTCGTGATGACGTAGGTGACTCGTCTCATCCTGGTATTGTGATGGAACAGGAAGAGCTGAGTGACTCTGATGAGGAAATGGATGGAAATGTGAAGTTCGAGTGTGAGGAAATGGCTGATTCTGATGGAGAGGAGACTTCAGGATGTGAAGGAATTGCTAAGATGCCAGATAAGGTACCCTTGCCTTTTCTTGCTGTTAGTGTTGAGTTGCCTTTGGGTTCCGAGActcatttttactttttttatgcTTGTACTTTCGTTCTAGTTTCTCATAGCTTGACTATAGTGCTCTTTATTTAGCTTCTAGGTTAACTTTGATTTTTCTATTTGTTGAAACCTTTCATATTGACTTCACTCTCTTGTGTTGAATCCTTAAGGAGATTCAATCTGTCATAACCGTTCCCTGCAATACCACGATGAAAgggttattttttgtttttctcacCATGCTGGTCTTTCTTGTTCCACTTCAATCTAATTGTAGAAATAATCCATTGCATATCTCATAGTGATTTTCATATTGTCGAGCATATTCTCATATACCATCAGGGAAATTTTTTCCAACTGTAGTGAGTGATTACTTTAAGAATAATCATAGATCTTTTGGCAATGCCTAGCTCAAcattgcattttttattttcactgACATTCTATCTGGTTTCGCCTTTGATACAACTTATGGCATCATGCCATCAAGTTTGCTATTATTTCTCAGATTTTTTTGTTACCTCTTTCGTCTCAACTGTGAATGGTTGA includes the following:
- the LOC119989024 gene encoding uncharacterized protein LOC119989024, coding for MQAADSSETVHENSSNPGKMKKRKLVSLSHTDVEASSQENDAGDIMVRELDESNAMDTREKPMTVHSDDEDAICKRTRARYSLASITLDELEAFLQETDDEDDFQNVDDQEEYRKFLAAVLLAKDGDGPTNHENETVDDDEDEDNDADFEIELEEALESDFDEGTSTKAQKEESERIGRRPETRLNRQKKATAPHQKSFLGQEKRPLRPLIPVPPSGSVVPFPSLNGRIFIHETTPTSLASTRENGCFNRFTPHQLGQLHCLIYEHVQLLIQIFSLCVLDPSRKIIASHLRGLILVMLQKRDEVMAHKSVPYPDFCFHPQYMFSSVPNEATKNCPAQCTFESSPISDAHLGVRSSTNIQMPALQSISPSKERNDYLYNGRTVESSFWVPPVSGPILSILDVGPLNFVGRYIDDVYTAVQKNRQLYMESSCDTRLEREPLFNLHCLSSSSYYNSEILRSSDSPTTNGVPSTPSQQHPRKTLAASIVEIAKQQSIAFVPKEIAKLAQRFFPFFNPALFPHKPPPASVANRVLFTDSEDELLALGMMEYNTDWSAIQQRFLPCKSKHQIFVRQKNRCASKAPENPIKAVRRMKTSPLTAEEIERIQEGLKLFKLDWMSVWKFVVPYRDPGLLPRHWRIARGAQWSSKLDAAEKEKRRLYESKRRISKLAKLAHWQRASDIEDKSVENAVGEHTSGDDCVEEAYLHEAFLADWRPCDSSLSSSGHPCSNIANRNLSGDRVSGDTSCVGEELNNHGFVEAQPNNDNMHKFPSSSNYPQHTSSSYAHVRYFPSNIMRPNHMVSKVSLNKPKSPIPMRPYRTRNINGAHLVKLAPDLPPVNLPPSVRVISQSALEGNQYAASGAGSNGAGIQNVVPLSDRAKSATIHSVTPDGDRNRTVKDIVTNSLPRAPGVVTDELVLEERGNISDLQMHPLLFQAPEVGCLRHHSLACGARTTSSFGFFPGNQPQLNLNLFHSPFQVSHGAACSNKSSKTKEYTSAAGGIDFHPLLQRLDDENSDLVTSSIVHQSVCLKDTTAQRQKPSDTVKSKPSVHDDSFLADCKHSSPNEKANELDLEICLSSKSVKEQRRRSGNVAANKQKRSLISTSDSGDNMETQKTGSSQYQCIENCSTVHIDFVPGAQVSVIASNDISRCSRDDVGDSSHPGIVMEQEELSDSDEEMDGNVKFECEEMADSDGEETSGCEGIAKMPDKGEHKFTAVRVGTDVNYDDQECELQGPVYSQRNNSLPINSSPSLKSSLTSQGMDPTKNAWLSLESGAPGHHECKHENMIEEGSHANNFTGRSNRSCMTTECTNNDGTKTPAVDMTQQLSLGPIVVPSLRKPRKRSCRTNTSPSMQMTLECPQSDQISKAG